A single window of Amyelois transitella isolate CPQ chromosome 17, ilAmyTran1.1, whole genome shotgun sequence DNA harbors:
- the LOC106134726 gene encoding transcription initiation factor TFIID subunit 9, with protein MSEKEKSKSSTQTKHIPKDAQVIMSIMKEVGVADYEPRVVNQLLEFTYRYVTSVLEDARVFANHAKKKTIDLEDVRLAVQMQLDKSFTSPPQREVLLELARVKNVNPLPLIKPHCGLRLPPDRYCLSACNYRLKPATKKTMVKANISATPTIKTMATQKLPQQKVVVNRPPGAILNVASSKANVVPKPVLKFTSSSKVVAKPAVRVTAGPPAGPVKMEVDEQHAQKRKREDDDYDL; from the exons ATGTCTGAAAAAGAGAAGTCCAAATCCAGTACCCAAACAAAACACATTCCCAAGGATGCCCAAGTCATCATGTCCATCATGAAGGAAGTTGGAGTGGCGGACTACGAGCCTAGAGTCGTTAACCAGCTCCTGGAGTTCACATATCGATATGTCACTTCGGTTTTAGAAGACGCGCGTGTTTTTGCCAATCACGCTAAGAAAAAGACAATTGATTTGGAAGACGTTCGCTTGGCCGTTCAAATGCAGCTTGATAAGTCATTTACCAGCCCTCCGCAGAGAGAAGTGCTGCTGGAACTAGCGAGGGTGAAGAATGTAAATCCACTGCCGTTAATTAAACCTCATTGTGGTTTGAGATTACCCCCAGACCG TTACTGCCTATCAGCCTGTAACTATAGACTAAAACCTGCCACTAAGAAGACAATGGTCAAAGCCAACATCTCGGCCACGCCCACCATCAAAACCATGGCCACGCAGAAGCTCCCGCAGCAGAAAGTGGTAGTCAACAGGCCCCCGGGCGCCATCTTAAATGTTGCGTCTTCCAAAGCCAATGTTGTTCCCAAACCCGTGCTGAAGTTTACTTCGTCAAGCAAG GTAGTGGCGAAGCCAGCAGTGAGGGTGACTGCGGGTCCGCCTGCCGGCCCCGTCAAGATGGAGGTGGACGAACAACACGCACAGAAGCGGAAGAGAGAAGACGATGATTATGATCTCTAG
- the LOC106134721 gene encoding probable 3-hydroxyacyl-CoA dehydrogenase B0272.3: MNQFGVIVRNFSSSNAVQSAIKNVTVIGGGLMGSGIAQVTAQAGQNVTLVDVSSDVLAKAQKSIANNLGRVAKKVYKDNPAEGEKFVSEALGRIKTSTDPVEPAKTSDLVVEAIVENIDVKHKLFKQLDDAAPAHTILASNTSSLSINEISSVVKRKDKFGGLHFFNPVPVMRLLEVVRGAETSEETYKSMMAWGKSVGKTCVTCKDTPGFVVNRLLVPYICEAVRMYERGDASARDIDVAMKLGAGYPMGPLELADYVGLDTNKFILDGWHKKFPDQALFKPIPLLNKLVSEGKLGVKTGEGFYKYDKK; this comes from the exons atgaaCCAATTCGGAGTAATAGTAAGAAATTTCTCAAGTTCCAATGCAGTACAAAGTGCAATCAAAAATGTAACTGTTATTGGAGGAGGCCTTATGGGCTCTGGCATTGCTcag GTGACAGCCCAGGCTGGCCAAAATGTGACCCTTGTGGACGTGAGCTCCGATGTCCTGGCTAAAGCCCAGAAGTCCATCGCCAACAACCTGGGTAGGGTCGCGAAGAAGGTTTACAAAGACAACCCGGCCGAAGGTGAGAAGTTTGTCTCCGAGGCTTTGGGGAGGATCAAGACATCCACAGACCCCGTGGAGCCTGCGAAGACTTCGGACTTGGTGGTGGAAGCCATAGTTGAGAACATAGATGTGAAGCATAAGCTGTTCAAACAACTTGATGAT GCAGCTCCGGCACACACAATTTTGGCGTCCAACACATCATCACTCTCAATCAATGAAATTTCTTCTGTGGTCAAGAGGAAAGACAA atTTGGTGGCCTCCATTTCTTCAACCCAGTACCCGTGATGCGACTGTTGGAAGTGGTCCGTGGCGCGGAGACCTCGGAGGAGACTTACAAGAGCATGATGGCGTGGGGCAAGTCCGTGGggaagacttgtgttacgtgcAAAGACACCCCGGGATTCGTGGTCAACAGGCTGCTGGTGCCTTACATCTGTGAGGCGGTCAGGATGTACGAGAGAG GGGACGCCTCAGCCCGCGACATTGACGTAGCCATGAAACTAGGGGCCGGGTACCCCATGGGGCCTCTGGAATTAGCTGACTATGTGGGTCTGGACACCAACAAGTTTATCCTGGACGGCTGGCACAAGAAGTTCCCGGACCAGGCTCTCTTCAAACCCATCCCGTTGTTGAACAAACTAGTGTCAGAAGGAAAGTTGGGTGTCAAGACAGGGGAAGGATTCTACAAGTATGATAAGAAATAA